The following coding sequences lie in one Saimiri boliviensis isolate mSaiBol1 chromosome 6, mSaiBol1.pri, whole genome shotgun sequence genomic window:
- the PTPMT1 gene encoding phosphatidylglycerophosphatase and protein-tyrosine phosphatase 1 isoform X2 — translation MAAATALLQAGLARVLFYPTLLYTLFRGKVPGRAHRDWYHRIDPTVLLGALPLRNMTSQLVQDENVRGVITMNEEYETRFLCNSSQEWKRLGVEQLRLSTVDMTGIPTLANLQKGVQFALKYQSLGQCVYVHCKAGRSRSATMVAAYLIQQISRTSVAWSTGGPCWKKLCA, via the exons ATGGCGGCGGCCACCGCGCTGCTGCAGGCCGGCCTGGCGCGGGTGCTCTTCTACCCGACGCTGCTCTACACCCTGTTCCGGGGAAAGGTGCCGGGTCGGGCGCACAGGGACTGGTACCACCGCATCGACCCCACAGTGCTGCTGGGCGCGCTGCCGTTGCGGAACATGACGAGCCAG CTGGTACAGGACGAGAACGTGCGCGGGGTGATCACCATGAACGAGGAATATGAGACGAGGTTCCTGTGCAACTCTTCACAG GAGTGGAAGAGACTAGGAGTCGAGCAGCTGCGGCTCAGCACAGTAGACATGACTGGGATCCCCACTTTGGCCAACCTCCAGAAGGGAGTCCAATTTGCTCTCAAGTACCAGTCGCTGGGTCAATGTGTCTACGTACATTGTAAGGCTGGGCGTTCCAGGAGTGCCACTATGGTGGCAGCATACCTGATTCAG CAGATTTCCAGAACTTCAGTAGCATGGTCTACTGGTGGGCCTTGTTGGAAGAAGCTATGTGCTTGA
- the PTPMT1 gene encoding phosphatidylglycerophosphatase and protein-tyrosine phosphatase 1 isoform X1, translated as MAAATALLQAGLARVLFYPTLLYTLFRGKVPGRAHRDWYHRIDPTVLLGALPLRNMTSQLVQDENVRGVITMNEEYETRFLCNSSQEWKRLGVEQLRLSTVDMTGIPTLANLQKGVQFALKYQSLGQCVYVHCKAGRSRSATMVAAYLIQVHKWSPEEAVRAIAKIRSHIHIRPGQLDVLKEFHKQITAGAAKDGTFDSSKT; from the exons ATGGCGGCGGCCACCGCGCTGCTGCAGGCCGGCCTGGCGCGGGTGCTCTTCTACCCGACGCTGCTCTACACCCTGTTCCGGGGAAAGGTGCCGGGTCGGGCGCACAGGGACTGGTACCACCGCATCGACCCCACAGTGCTGCTGGGCGCGCTGCCGTTGCGGAACATGACGAGCCAG CTGGTACAGGACGAGAACGTGCGCGGGGTGATCACCATGAACGAGGAATATGAGACGAGGTTCCTGTGCAACTCTTCACAG GAGTGGAAGAGACTAGGAGTCGAGCAGCTGCGGCTCAGCACAGTAGACATGACTGGGATCCCCACTTTGGCCAACCTCCAGAAGGGAGTCCAATTTGCTCTCAAGTACCAGTCGCTGGGTCAATGTGTCTACGTACATTGTAAGGCTGGGCGTTCCAGGAGTGCCACTATGGTGGCAGCATACCTGATTCAG GTGCACAAGTGGAGTCCAGAGGAGGCTGTAAGAGCCATCGCCAAGATCCGATCACACATCCACATCAGGCCTGGCCAACTGGATGTTCTTAAAGAGTTCCACAAGCAGATTACTGCAGGGGCAGCAAAGGATGGGACTTTTGACAGTTCAAAGACATGA
- the KBTBD4 gene encoding kelch repeat and BTB domain-containing protein 4 isoform X1 — protein sequence MKGGNADSWQREKLASMESPEEPGASMDENYFVNYTFKDRSHSGRVAQGIMKLCLEEELFADVTISVEGREFQLHRLVLSAQSCFFRSMFTSNLKEAHNRVIVLQDVSESVFQLLVDYIYHGTVKLRAEELQEIYEVSDMYQLTSLFEECSRFLARTVQVGNCLQVMWLADRHSDPELYTAAKHCAKTHLAQLQNTEEFLHLPHHLLTDIISDGVPCSQNPTEAIEAWINFNKEEREAFAESLRASLKEIGENVHIYLIGKESSRTHSLAVSLHCAEDDSISVSGQNSLCHQITAACKHGGDLYVVGGSIPRRMWKCNNATVDWEWCAPLPRDRLQHTLVSVPGKDAIYSLGGKTLQDTLSNAVIYYRVGDNVWTETTQLEVAVSGAAGANLNGIIYLLGGEENDLDFFTKPSRLIQCFDTETDKCHVKPYVLPFAGRMHAAVHKDLVFIVAEGDSLVCYNPLLDSFTRLCLPEAWSSAPSLWKIASCNGSIYVFRDRYKKGDANTYKLDPATSAVTVTRGIKVLLTNLQFVLA from the exons ATGAAAGGAGGGAACGCAG ACAGCTGGCAGAGAGAGAAATTGGCTAGCATGGAATCACCAGAGGAGCCTGGAGCATCCATGGATGAAAACTACTTTGTGAACTACACTTTCAAAGATCGGTCACACTCAGGCCGTGTGGCTCAAGGCATCATGAAACTATGTCTAGAGGAGGAGCTCTTTGCTGATGTCACCATTTCGGTGGAAGGTCGGGAGTTTCAGCTCCATCGGCTGGTCCTCTCAGCTCAGAGCTGCTTCTTTCGATCCATGTTCACTTCCAACCTGAAGGAGGCCCACAACCGAGTGATTGTGCTGCAGGATGTCAGCGAGTCTGTTTTCCAGCTCCTGGTTGATTATATCTACCATGGGACTGTGAAACTTCGAGCTGAAGAGTTACAGGAAATTTATGAGGTGTCAGACATGTATCAGCTGACATCTCTTTTTGAGGAATGCTCTCGGTTTTTGGCCCGCACAGTGCAAGTGGGAAACTGCCTTCAGGTGATGTGGCTGGCAGATCGGCACAGTGATCCTGAGCTCTATACTGCTGCCAAACACTGTGCCAAGACCCACCTGGCCCAGCTGCAGAATACAGAGGAATTTCTCCACTTGCCCCACCACCTACTCACAGATATCATCTCGG ATGGAGTTCCATGTTCTCAGAACCCAACAGAGGCAATAGAAGCCTGGATCAACTTtaataaagaggaaagagaggctTTTGCAGAGTCACTCAGGGCAAGCTTGAAG GAAATTGGGGAGAATGTGCACATTTACCTGATTGGGAAAGAGTCATCTCGTACTCACTCGTTGGCTGTGTCCTTGCACTGTGCAGAAGATGACTCCATCAGTGTAAGTGGCCAAAACAGCTTGTGCCACCAGATCACTGCGGCCTGCAAGCATGGTGGAGACTTGTATGTGGTGGGAGGGTCCATCCCAAGGCGCATGTGGAAGTGCAACAATGCCACCGTTGACTGGGAGTGGTGTGCACCTTTGCCTCGGGACCGGCTCCAGCACACCCTGGTGTCTGTGCCCGGGAAAGATGCCATATATTCACTGGGTGGCAAGACACTGCAAGATACTCTCTCCAATGCAGTCATTTATTATCGTGTAGGTGATAACGTGTGGACAGAGACAACCCAGCTAGAGGTGGCTGTGTCAGGGGCTGCTGGTGCCAACCTCAATGGGATCATCTACTTACTAGGGGGGGAGGAGAATGATCTGGACTTCTTTACCAAACCTTCCCGACTCATCCAGTGCTttgacacagagacagacaaatGCCATGTGAAGCCCTACGTGCTGCCCTTTGCAGGCCGCATGCACGCAGCTGTGCATAAGGATCTGGTCTTCATCGTGGCTGAAGGGGACTCCCTAGTGTGCTACAATCCCTTGCTAGACAGCTTCACCCGGCTTTGCCTTCCTGAGGCTTGGAGCTCTGCCCCATCCCTCTGGAAGATTGCTAGCTGTAATGGGAGCATCTATGTCTTCCGGGACCGATATAAAAAGGGGGATGCCAACACCTATAAGCTTGACCCTGCCACTTCAGCTGTAACTGTCACAAGAGGTATTAAGGTGCTGCTTACCAATTTACAGTTTGTGTTGGCCTaa
- the KBTBD4 gene encoding kelch repeat and BTB domain-containing protein 4 isoform X2 yields MESPEEPGASMDENYFVNYTFKDRSHSGRVAQGIMKLCLEEELFADVTISVEGREFQLHRLVLSAQSCFFRSMFTSNLKEAHNRVIVLQDVSESVFQLLVDYIYHGTVKLRAEELQEIYEVSDMYQLTSLFEECSRFLARTVQVGNCLQVMWLADRHSDPELYTAAKHCAKTHLAQLQNTEEFLHLPHHLLTDIISDGVPCSQNPTEAIEAWINFNKEEREAFAESLRASLKEIGENVHIYLIGKESSRTHSLAVSLHCAEDDSISVSGQNSLCHQITAACKHGGDLYVVGGSIPRRMWKCNNATVDWEWCAPLPRDRLQHTLVSVPGKDAIYSLGGKTLQDTLSNAVIYYRVGDNVWTETTQLEVAVSGAAGANLNGIIYLLGGEENDLDFFTKPSRLIQCFDTETDKCHVKPYVLPFAGRMHAAVHKDLVFIVAEGDSLVCYNPLLDSFTRLCLPEAWSSAPSLWKIASCNGSIYVFRDRYKKGDANTYKLDPATSAVTVTRGIKVLLTNLQFVLA; encoded by the exons ATGGAATCACCAGAGGAGCCTGGAGCATCCATGGATGAAAACTACTTTGTGAACTACACTTTCAAAGATCGGTCACACTCAGGCCGTGTGGCTCAAGGCATCATGAAACTATGTCTAGAGGAGGAGCTCTTTGCTGATGTCACCATTTCGGTGGAAGGTCGGGAGTTTCAGCTCCATCGGCTGGTCCTCTCAGCTCAGAGCTGCTTCTTTCGATCCATGTTCACTTCCAACCTGAAGGAGGCCCACAACCGAGTGATTGTGCTGCAGGATGTCAGCGAGTCTGTTTTCCAGCTCCTGGTTGATTATATCTACCATGGGACTGTGAAACTTCGAGCTGAAGAGTTACAGGAAATTTATGAGGTGTCAGACATGTATCAGCTGACATCTCTTTTTGAGGAATGCTCTCGGTTTTTGGCCCGCACAGTGCAAGTGGGAAACTGCCTTCAGGTGATGTGGCTGGCAGATCGGCACAGTGATCCTGAGCTCTATACTGCTGCCAAACACTGTGCCAAGACCCACCTGGCCCAGCTGCAGAATACAGAGGAATTTCTCCACTTGCCCCACCACCTACTCACAGATATCATCTCGG ATGGAGTTCCATGTTCTCAGAACCCAACAGAGGCAATAGAAGCCTGGATCAACTTtaataaagaggaaagagaggctTTTGCAGAGTCACTCAGGGCAAGCTTGAAG GAAATTGGGGAGAATGTGCACATTTACCTGATTGGGAAAGAGTCATCTCGTACTCACTCGTTGGCTGTGTCCTTGCACTGTGCAGAAGATGACTCCATCAGTGTAAGTGGCCAAAACAGCTTGTGCCACCAGATCACTGCGGCCTGCAAGCATGGTGGAGACTTGTATGTGGTGGGAGGGTCCATCCCAAGGCGCATGTGGAAGTGCAACAATGCCACCGTTGACTGGGAGTGGTGTGCACCTTTGCCTCGGGACCGGCTCCAGCACACCCTGGTGTCTGTGCCCGGGAAAGATGCCATATATTCACTGGGTGGCAAGACACTGCAAGATACTCTCTCCAATGCAGTCATTTATTATCGTGTAGGTGATAACGTGTGGACAGAGACAACCCAGCTAGAGGTGGCTGTGTCAGGGGCTGCTGGTGCCAACCTCAATGGGATCATCTACTTACTAGGGGGGGAGGAGAATGATCTGGACTTCTTTACCAAACCTTCCCGACTCATCCAGTGCTttgacacagagacagacaaatGCCATGTGAAGCCCTACGTGCTGCCCTTTGCAGGCCGCATGCACGCAGCTGTGCATAAGGATCTGGTCTTCATCGTGGCTGAAGGGGACTCCCTAGTGTGCTACAATCCCTTGCTAGACAGCTTCACCCGGCTTTGCCTTCCTGAGGCTTGGAGCTCTGCCCCATCCCTCTGGAAGATTGCTAGCTGTAATGGGAGCATCTATGTCTTCCGGGACCGATATAAAAAGGGGGATGCCAACACCTATAAGCTTGACCCTGCCACTTCAGCTGTAACTGTCACAAGAGGTATTAAGGTGCTGCTTACCAATTTACAGTTTGTGTTGGCCTaa
- the NDUFS3 gene encoding NADH dehydrogenase [ubiquinone] iron-sulfur protein 3, mitochondrial: MAALATRLWWRGIVGAAALTRGARRPSVLLPVRRESAGADTRPTVRPRNDVAHKQLSAFGEYVAEILPKYVQQVQVALFNELEICIHPDGIIPVLTFLKDHTNAQFKSLADLTAVDVPTRQNRFEIVYNLLSLRFNSRIRVKTYTDELTPIESITSVFKAANWYEREVWDMFGVFFFNHPDLRRILTDYGFEGHPFRKDFPLSGYVELRYDDEVKRVVAEPVELAQEFRKFDLNSPWEAFPIYRQPPESLKLEAGDKKPEAK; the protein is encoded by the exons ATGGCGGCGTTGGCAACCAGACTCTGGTGGCGCGGGATCGTGGGGGCCGCGGCGCTGACCAGGG GGGCTCGGCGACCCTCGGTTCTGTTGCCGGTGAGGCGTGAGAGCGCCGGGGCCGACACGCGCC CCACTGTCAGACCACGGAATGATGTGGCCCACAAGCAGCTCTCAGCTTTTGGAGAGTATGTGGCTGAAATCCTGCCCAAGTATGTCCAGCAAGTTCAG GTGGCCTTATTCAATGAGTTAGAGATCTGTATCCATCCTGATGGCATCATCCCAGTGCTGACTTTCCTcaaagatcacaccaatgcacagTTCAAGTCCCTGGCTGACTTGACAGCAGTGGACGTCCCAACTCGGCAGAACCGTTTTGAG ATTGTCTACAACCTGTTGTCTCTGCGCTTCAACTCACGGATCCGTGTGAAGACCTACACAGATGAGCTGACACCCATTGAGTCCATTACCTCTGTGTTCAAGGCAGCCAACTGGTATGAAAGGGAG GTCTGGGACATGTTTGGAGTCTTCTTTTTTAACCACCCTGATCTAAGAAGGATCCTGACAGATTATGGCTTCGAGGGACATCCTTTCCGGAAAGACTTCCCTCTATCTGGCTATGTTGAG TTACGCTATGACGATGAGGTGAAGCGAGTGGTGGCAGAGCCAGTGGAGTTGGCCCAAGAGTTCCGCAAATTTGACTTGAACAGCCCCTGGGAGGCTTTCCCAATCTATCGTCAACCCCCGGAGAGTCTCAAGCTTGAAGCAGGAGACAAGAAGCCTGAAGCCAAGTAG
- the FAM180B gene encoding protein FAM180B isoform X2: MAVTLQFLACLVVAICLLSVVSTTQHHAGQPMDSTSVGGGLQEPEVPEVMFELLWAGLELDVMGQLHIQDEELASTHPGRRLRLLLQHHVPSDLEGAEQRLQQLQDQRKGPPLSTWDFEHLLLTALSCIYRLHAASEAEERGRWAQVFTLLAQETLWDLCKGFCPQDQPPSLGPWASILDSFP; this comes from the exons ATGGCTGTGACCCTGCAGTTCCTGGCTTGCCTGGTGGTAGCCATTTGTCTCCTCTCTGTTGTGTCTACAACCCAGCACCATGCAG GGCAGCCCATGGACAGCACCAGCGTGGGAGGTGGCCTGCAGGAGCCAGAGGTCCCGGAAGTGATGTTTGAG CTgctctgggctgggctggagctGGATGTCATGGGGCAGCTGCACATCCAAGACGAGGAACTAGCCTCCACACACCCAGGCCGCCGACTCAGGCTCCTCCTGCAGCACCACGTGCCCAGTGACTTGGAGGGCGCTGAGCAGCGGCTGCAGCAGCTCCAGGACCAGCGGAAGGGGCCTCCTCTTAGCACTTGGGACTTTGAACATCTGCTCCTCACGGCCCTGTCCTGCATCTACCGGCTCCATGCAGCTAGTGAGGCTGAGGAACGGGGCCGCTGGGCCCAAGTCTTCACTCTCCTGGCACAGGAAACACTCTGGGACCTGTGCAAGGGTTTCTGCCCCCAGGACCAGCCCCCTTCCCTGGGGCCCTGGGCCTCCATCCTTGACTCCTTCCCCTGA
- the FAM180B gene encoding protein FAM180B isoform X1, producing the protein MAVTLQFLACLVVAICLLSVVSTTQHHAGQPMDSTSVGGGLQEPEVPEVMFEVFPPSLGHGGGHVQRSLSSGLGRGMSQGGSARVGGASQHGSYCLLLPPPPAHSCSLPCSPGHSLPLTWLPLQLLWAGLELDVMGQLHIQDEELASTHPGRRLRLLLQHHVPSDLEGAEQRLQQLQDQRKGPPLSTWDFEHLLLTALSCIYRLHAASEAEERGRWAQVFTLLAQETLWDLCKGFCPQDQPPSLGPWASILDSFP; encoded by the exons ATGGCTGTGACCCTGCAGTTCCTGGCTTGCCTGGTGGTAGCCATTTGTCTCCTCTCTGTTGTGTCTACAACCCAGCACCATGCAG GGCAGCCCATGGACAGCACCAGCGTGGGAGGTGGCCTGCAGGAGCCAGAGGTCCCGGAAGTGATGTTTGAGGTCTTTCCTCCCAGCCTGGGACATGGGGGTGGGCATGTCCAGAGGTCCCTAAGCTCAGGGTTGGGAAGGGGGATGTCTCAGGGTGGGTCTGCTAGGGTTGGGGGGGCAAGCCAGCATGGGTCCTACTGCCTGCTTttgccccctcccccagcccactCTTGCTCCCTGCCCTGCTCCCCAGGCCACAGCCTACCCCTTACATGGCTCCCCTTGCAGCTgctctgggctgggctggagctGGATGTCATGGGGCAGCTGCACATCCAAGACGAGGAACTAGCCTCCACACACCCAGGCCGCCGACTCAGGCTCCTCCTGCAGCACCACGTGCCCAGTGACTTGGAGGGCGCTGAGCAGCGGCTGCAGCAGCTCCAGGACCAGCGGAAGGGGCCTCCTCTTAGCACTTGGGACTTTGAACATCTGCTCCTCACGGCCCTGTCCTGCATCTACCGGCTCCATGCAGCTAGTGAGGCTGAGGAACGGGGCCGCTGGGCCCAAGTCTTCACTCTCCTGGCACAGGAAACACTCTGGGACCTGTGCAAGGGTTTCTGCCCCCAGGACCAGCCCCCTTCCCTGGGGCCCTGGGCCTCCATCCTTGACTCCTTCCCCTGA